Proteins encoded within one genomic window of Amycolatopsis sp. 2-15:
- the ligA gene encoding protocatechuate 4,5-dioxygenase subunit alpha, protein MKDPELDDIPGTTVFTGEQSRKGFALNQFCMSLLKPENRERFKADESAYLDEWPLTPAQCQAVVDRDWNAAIAEGGNIYFLAKIFATDGTSFPAAVSTMVGMTAEEYVAMMIAGGRSPEGQRSIKEGR, encoded by the coding sequence GTGAAAGATCCCGAACTGGACGACATCCCGGGGACCACGGTGTTCACCGGCGAGCAGAGCAGGAAGGGCTTCGCACTGAATCAGTTCTGCATGAGCTTGCTCAAACCCGAGAACCGGGAGCGGTTCAAGGCCGACGAGAGCGCCTACCTCGACGAGTGGCCGCTGACCCCGGCGCAGTGCCAAGCCGTGGTGGACCGCGACTGGAACGCCGCGATCGCCGAGGGTGGCAACATCTATTTCCTGGCCAAGATTTTCGCGACCGACGGAACCAGTTTTCCCGCGGCCGTGAGCACGATGGTCGGCATGACAGCCGAGGAGTACGTGGCGATGATGATCGCCGGCGGGCGCTCACCCGAGGGCCAGCGCTCGATCAAGGAAGGACGGTAG
- a CDS encoding ABC transporter substrate-binding protein translates to MHTIDLAYVGRGIHEELVAHVADQEGYYADEGLHVAIRDGIDWDIRRLRGAATIGLGRAVLSRLTDGIDWTMLSVNTHRPLFWFLGRPGLESLEDLRGRRLAVHAGFTAPGCFARIVLRRHGLDPDHDLTCVVRAPGDYGMDLRMLREGSIDAAYVGSTLAPEQVAEEEGLRVLAWVGDHFRIPTVGVAVDPAHHSPESPAVQGLVRANRRALATIAARPDLAVDYLASFLTRLTRDEAVRHFDTYIGPYFSADGHVDLAVAQEAVDLVAVELGVATQPAAGIYQA, encoded by the coding sequence TTGCACACCATCGATCTGGCTTACGTGGGGCGCGGGATCCACGAGGAGCTCGTCGCGCACGTCGCCGACCAGGAGGGCTACTACGCGGACGAAGGCCTCCACGTCGCCATCCGCGACGGCATCGACTGGGACATCCGGCGCCTGCGCGGCGCCGCCACCATCGGACTCGGCCGCGCGGTGCTGTCACGGCTGACCGACGGCATCGACTGGACGATGCTCAGCGTCAACACCCACCGCCCGCTGTTCTGGTTCCTCGGCCGGCCCGGCCTGGAGTCCCTCGAAGACCTGCGCGGCCGCCGGCTCGCCGTGCACGCGGGTTTCACCGCGCCGGGCTGCTTCGCGCGGATCGTGCTGCGGCGCCACGGGCTCGACCCGGACCACGACCTCACGTGCGTCGTGCGCGCGCCCGGCGACTACGGCATGGACCTGCGGATGCTGCGCGAAGGGTCGATCGACGCGGCGTACGTGGGCAGCACCCTCGCGCCCGAGCAGGTCGCCGAGGAGGAAGGCCTGCGCGTGCTGGCGTGGGTCGGGGACCACTTCCGCATCCCGACCGTCGGGGTCGCCGTGGATCCCGCGCACCACTCGCCCGAAAGTCCCGCGGTGCAGGGCCTGGTCCGGGCGAACCGGCGCGCGCTCGCGACGATCGCGGCACGCCCGGACCTCGCCGTCGACTACCTCGCCTCCTTCCTGACGCGGCTCACCCGCGACGAAGCGGTGCGGCACTTCGACACGTACATAGGCCCGTACTTCTCCGCCGACGGCCACGTCGACCTCGCGGTGGCCCAGGAAGCCGTCGACTTGGTCGCGGTGGAGCTCGGGGTGGCGACGCAGCCGGCAGCCGGGATCTATCAGGCGTGA
- a CDS encoding TetR/AcrR family transcriptional regulator, protein MTAQARTGDRKARERIVDAAQKLFAAHGYAATATAKVAAEAGVPTGSVFYYFPTKLDLLLTTVRERAYSGTLSVPAGATVGEVLAAAAAQLAGVFERHRDSQVIVFREAGTQPEVREVALRLIESSTGDVARHLGAAPDAPGKRACTTMARLLVSSLLLDNFFSRDATGPVATAEVLAGAR, encoded by the coding sequence ATGACAGCGCAGGCCCGGACGGGCGATCGGAAGGCACGCGAACGGATCGTCGACGCGGCACAGAAGCTTTTCGCAGCACACGGGTACGCCGCGACCGCGACGGCGAAGGTGGCCGCCGAGGCGGGCGTGCCGACCGGCTCGGTGTTCTACTACTTCCCGACCAAGCTGGACTTGCTGCTCACGACCGTGCGCGAGCGCGCGTACAGCGGCACCCTTTCGGTGCCGGCCGGGGCGACCGTCGGCGAAGTGCTCGCCGCGGCGGCCGCCCAGCTGGCCGGGGTGTTCGAGCGGCACCGCGACTCGCAGGTGATCGTGTTCCGCGAAGCCGGGACACAGCCCGAGGTACGGGAAGTGGCGTTGCGGCTCATCGAGTCGTCGACCGGTGACGTCGCGCGGCACCTGGGCGCCGCGCCGGACGCGCCCGGCAAGAGGGCGTGCACGACGATGGCCCGGCTGCTCGTGTCGAGCCTGTTGCTGGACAACTTCTTCTCCCGCGACGCCACCGGTCCGGTCGCCACGGCCGAGGTGCTGGCGGGTGCCCGGTGA
- a CDS encoding FMN-dependent NADH-azoreductase produces the protein MSCLLRVNASATPDTSFSRRVADTFTETWTGDVVTRDLAHSPVAHLDAAGITARATAPGERTAEQATAAALQDELVEEFLGASAYLFAVPMYNYSIPSVFKAWLDQVMVPGRTIGLGPGAAPTAGRTAVVVSARGGGYGPGAPQHGKDHLVPALRTILSDTVLFGLDLHFITPELTFAPTVDQLRPLLHLHEESLADSHDLARRHAEKLNHA, from the coding sequence ATGTCGTGCCTCTTGCGCGTCAACGCTTCCGCCACCCCGGACACGTCGTTTTCCCGGCGCGTCGCCGACACCTTCACCGAGACCTGGACCGGTGACGTCGTCACCCGCGATCTAGCCCACAGTCCGGTCGCCCACCTCGATGCCGCCGGCATCACGGCGCGCGCCACCGCGCCCGGCGAGCGCACCGCCGAACAGGCCACCGCCGCGGCGCTGCAGGACGAGCTCGTCGAGGAGTTCCTCGGCGCGAGCGCGTATCTGTTCGCGGTGCCGATGTACAACTACTCGATCCCGTCGGTGTTCAAGGCCTGGCTGGACCAGGTCATGGTTCCCGGCCGCACGATCGGGCTCGGCCCGGGCGCCGCCCCCACGGCCGGGCGCACCGCGGTCGTCGTCTCCGCCCGCGGCGGCGGCTACGGTCCGGGCGCCCCGCAGCACGGCAAGGACCACCTCGTGCCCGCGCTGCGCACCATCCTCAGCGACACCGTCCTCTTCGGACTCGACCTGCACTTCATCACGCCGGAGCTGACCTTCGCCCCCACCGTCGACCAGCTGCGTCCCCTGCTGCACCTGCACGAGGAATCGCTCGCCGACTCCCACGACCTCGCCCGCCGGCACGCCGAGAAGCTCAATCACGCGTAG
- a CDS encoding SDR family oxidoreductase, with protein MTRVALVTGASRGIGAATARLLGERGFRVVVNHRDSAEEAEKVAAEIAERGGEAVVIRADVTVADDVAAMTEQIGRRWGGVDALVHNALTPFAITSYAELTWDQLGGKLDRELRAAFLVTKAVTPGMVARGYGRLVYLSTGLSKRPREGMITLGTAKAALDQFVRFVAQELAPHGVTANLVAPATVDETTGIRRLSPERVLRLGEATPMGRLVRPAEVARTIAFFAGDEAGFTTGTYAPVNGGAAMD; from the coding sequence GTGACGCGCGTCGCCCTCGTCACTGGGGCGAGCCGGGGCATCGGCGCGGCAACCGCGCGACTGCTGGGCGAGCGGGGTTTTCGCGTGGTCGTGAACCACCGCGACAGCGCCGAGGAAGCCGAGAAGGTGGCGGCCGAGATCGCCGAACGTGGTGGGGAAGCGGTGGTGATCCGGGCCGACGTCACCGTGGCCGACGACGTGGCCGCGATGACCGAGCAGATCGGACGCCGGTGGGGCGGGGTGGACGCGCTCGTCCACAATGCACTGACGCCGTTCGCGATCACCTCCTACGCCGAGCTCACCTGGGACCAGCTCGGCGGCAAGCTCGACCGCGAGCTGCGGGCCGCGTTCCTCGTGACCAAAGCCGTGACGCCGGGCATGGTTGCCCGTGGTTACGGCCGGCTCGTGTACCTCAGCACCGGGCTGTCCAAACGCCCGCGCGAAGGCATGATCACGCTCGGCACCGCGAAGGCCGCGCTCGACCAGTTCGTGCGGTTCGTGGCGCAGGAGCTCGCGCCGCACGGTGTCACGGCGAACCTCGTCGCACCGGCCACAGTGGACGAGACGACCGGCATCCGGCGCCTGTCGCCGGAGCGCGTGCTCCGGCTCGGCGAGGCGACGCCGATGGGCCGGCTCGTGCGGCCCGCCGAAGTGGCCCGCACCATCGCGTTCTTCGCCGGCGACGAAGCCGGCTTCACCACCGGAACCTACGCGCCCGTCAACGGCGGCGCCGCAATGGACTGA
- a CDS encoding winged helix-turn-helix transcriptional regulator, producing the protein MRTVGTDVRLRVAQAPEPCAHWANRDADLVREVLDLVGDKWSVLLLGTLASGPLRYSDLIAAVPAISQRMLTLTLKQLQRAGFVERTSHPEVPPRVEYTITELGSSLLSAVLALGTWSTEHQAQIRGNQAAFDAVEPPEAGKAE; encoded by the coding sequence GTGAGAACCGTGGGAACCGACGTGCGGCTGAGGGTCGCGCAAGCGCCCGAGCCGTGCGCGCACTGGGCGAACCGCGACGCGGACTTAGTGCGCGAGGTGCTCGACCTCGTCGGTGACAAGTGGAGCGTGCTGCTGCTCGGCACGCTCGCGAGCGGCCCGCTGCGCTACTCGGACCTGATCGCCGCCGTGCCGGCGATTTCGCAGCGAATGCTGACCTTGACACTGAAACAGCTGCAGCGCGCCGGGTTTGTGGAGCGAACGTCGCACCCGGAGGTGCCGCCGCGCGTGGAATACACCATCACGGAGCTGGGTTCGTCGCTGCTGTCGGCGGTGCTGGCGCTCGGCACGTGGTCGACCGAGCACCAGGCGCAGATCCGCGGGAACCAGGCGGCGTTCGACGCGGTTGAGCCCCCGGAGGCCGGGAAAGCCGAGTGA
- a CDS encoding DsbA family oxidoreductase, which produces MDVEFWSDVVCPYCGLMDHRLHTALERFEHGAEVRLVHRSFQLHPDLPREGVSQRQLLVEHGLPQAEHDVLRPLELLAQAEGLTPYHVLDRTLGPTDLAHELLAFATEQGRGAEIWTAMFRAHFGHARKLWTRAEVLDFAAEAGLDVDAAADALDSHRHRARVLADQAMAQRLGARGTPFLVLGGTHALAGAVSTDHLVSALQTAWTARRPAPLGVGDVCTPDGCAAPSA; this is translated from the coding sequence GTGGACGTCGAATTCTGGTCGGACGTCGTCTGCCCGTATTGCGGGCTGATGGACCACCGGCTGCACACCGCGCTGGAGCGGTTCGAGCACGGCGCCGAGGTGCGCCTGGTGCACCGTTCGTTCCAGCTGCACCCGGACCTGCCGCGCGAAGGCGTCAGCCAGCGGCAGCTCCTCGTCGAGCACGGCCTTCCCCAGGCCGAGCACGACGTCCTGCGGCCGCTGGAACTCCTCGCGCAGGCCGAGGGCCTCACGCCGTACCACGTCCTCGACCGCACTTTGGGGCCGACGGATCTGGCGCACGAGCTGCTCGCCTTCGCCACCGAACAGGGGCGCGGGGCCGAGATCTGGACCGCGATGTTCCGGGCCCACTTCGGCCACGCCCGCAAACTGTGGACCCGCGCGGAAGTCCTGGATTTCGCCGCCGAGGCCGGCTTGGACGTCGACGCCGCGGCGGACGCGCTGGACAGCCACCGCCACCGCGCCCGCGTGCTGGCCGACCAGGCGATGGCCCAGCGCCTCGGCGCCCGCGGCACGCCGTTCCTCGTCCTCGGCGGCACCCACGCGCTCGCCGGCGCCGTCTCCACCGACCACCTCGTGTCCGCCTTGCAGACGGCCTGGACCGCCCGCCGGCCCGCGCCGCTGGGTGTGGGCGACGTGTGCACCCCCGACGGCTGCGCCGCTCCTTCCGCCTGA
- a CDS encoding VOC family protein translates to MAHIEGSHHVTLSVGTAQEDVDFHVKTLGMRFIKRTVLFDGSTPIYHLYYSNAAGDPSSVVTTFPWAQAGLFGKRGTNQAREVQLSVPSTSLSYWHQRLTEHNVEVHDGELFGERRLLLRHPCGIEYVLVGNGGDPRVGHPGNGVPPEHAIHGIHGVGVHVATPDRMVEFSQETFFGDSALTEEGDRVALRIGGEKIGNNVELIVNNTDEQGTWRYGAGTIHHFAWNLGTLANQDEVKFQVEGAGYTDISELKDRKYFKSVYVRTPGGALFELAVTHAEGGWTCDESPQELGTAFQLPEQFESRRAEIFGRLEHIEV, encoded by the coding sequence ATGGCCCACATCGAAGGCAGCCACCACGTCACGTTGTCCGTCGGCACCGCGCAGGAAGACGTCGACTTCCACGTGAAGACACTCGGAATGCGCTTCATCAAGCGAACCGTGCTGTTCGACGGCTCGACCCCGATCTACCACCTCTACTACTCCAACGCGGCGGGCGATCCGTCGTCCGTGGTGACCACCTTCCCGTGGGCGCAGGCCGGCCTGTTCGGCAAGCGCGGCACGAACCAGGCGCGGGAGGTGCAGTTGTCGGTGCCCTCGACGTCGCTGTCGTACTGGCACCAGCGCCTCACCGAGCACAACGTCGAGGTGCACGACGGCGAGCTGTTCGGCGAACGCCGCCTGCTGTTGCGCCACCCCTGCGGCATCGAGTACGTGCTGGTCGGCAACGGCGGCGACCCGCGCGTGGGCCACCCGGGCAACGGTGTGCCGCCCGAGCACGCGATCCACGGCATCCACGGCGTCGGCGTGCACGTGGCGACGCCGGACCGGATGGTCGAGTTCAGCCAGGAGACGTTCTTCGGCGACAGCGCGCTGACCGAAGAAGGCGACCGCGTGGCGTTGCGCATCGGCGGCGAGAAGATCGGCAACAACGTCGAGCTGATCGTCAACAACACCGACGAGCAGGGCACGTGGCGCTATGGCGCCGGCACGATCCACCACTTCGCCTGGAACCTCGGCACGCTGGCCAACCAGGACGAGGTGAAGTTCCAGGTCGAGGGCGCCGGCTACACGGACATCAGCGAGCTGAAGGACCGCAAGTACTTCAAGTCGGTCTACGTCCGCACCCCCGGCGGCGCGCTGTTCGAGCTCGCCGTGACCCACGCCGAAGGCGGCTGGACCTGCGACGAGTCGCCGCAGGAGCTCGGCACGGCGTTCCAGCTGCCCGAGCAGTTCGAGTCCCGGCGCGCGGAGATCTTCGGCCGGCTCGAGCACATCGAGGTCTGA
- a CDS encoding winged helix-turn-helix transcriptional regulator: protein MVALSERTWTSPQCPVARTVDLVGDKWSLLIIRDAFDGIRRFGQFQRNLGVAKNILTDRLRNLVGAGVLSVEPASDGSAYREYVLTKRGEDLFDLVVSLRQWGQDHAYEPGEDHVLLVDRETEEPIPRLTYVTPDGTPIHAADTRVLK from the coding sequence GTGGTCGCGCTGAGCGAGCGCACGTGGACGAGCCCGCAGTGCCCCGTCGCGCGGACGGTCGACCTCGTCGGCGACAAGTGGTCACTGCTGATCATCCGCGACGCGTTCGACGGCATCCGCCGGTTCGGGCAGTTCCAGCGCAACCTCGGGGTGGCCAAGAACATCCTCACCGACCGGCTGCGCAACCTCGTCGGCGCCGGCGTGCTGTCCGTCGAACCGGCCTCGGACGGCAGTGCCTACCGCGAATACGTGCTGACGAAGCGCGGCGAGGACCTGTTCGACCTCGTGGTCAGCCTGCGGCAATGGGGGCAGGACCACGCGTACGAACCGGGCGAGGACCACGTGCTGCTCGTGGACCGGGAGACGGAAGAGCCGATCCCGCGGCTCACCTACGTGACACCCGACGGCACACCGATCCACGCCGCCGACACGCGCGTGCTCAAGTAA
- a CDS encoding 4-hydroxybenzoate 3-monooxygenase: MRTQVGIIGAGPAGLLLSHLLHLQGIESVVLEARPREYVQGRVRAGILEQGTVDTLREAGVGKRLDAESIFQAGLNIRFGERTHRIDLVDLVGRGVTVYGQQEVVKDLIARRLDDGGDVRFGVADVRIENLGTPRISFVENGAGETLDCDFVIGADGFHGISRGQVPGLVHYEHTYPYAWLGILVEAPPSDPEVIYCRHERGFALHSMRSERVTRLYLQVDPDEDVANWPEDRIWSELHLRFTDVDGFELTEGRIFDKSITPMRSFVAAPMQHGRLFLAGDAAHIVPPTGAKGMNLAVADVRLLSRALGGFYYGNREDLLAAYTEKALKRVWRATHFSWWMTTTLHKAPSGAAIEQQLALSQLAFIASSRSQATALAENYTGLPYESGWSYR; encoded by the coding sequence ATGCGCACGCAAGTGGGGATCATCGGCGCGGGGCCCGCGGGGCTGCTGCTTTCGCACCTGTTGCACCTGCAGGGAATCGAGTCGGTGGTGCTGGAAGCGCGGCCGCGCGAGTACGTGCAGGGCCGGGTGCGTGCGGGGATCCTCGAACAGGGCACGGTCGACACGTTGCGCGAAGCGGGTGTGGGCAAGCGCCTGGACGCGGAGTCGATTTTCCAGGCGGGCCTGAACATTCGCTTCGGTGAGCGGACGCACCGCATCGACCTCGTCGATCTGGTCGGGCGCGGTGTCACGGTCTACGGCCAGCAAGAGGTGGTGAAGGACCTCATCGCGCGGCGGCTGGACGACGGCGGCGACGTGCGGTTCGGGGTCGCGGACGTGCGGATCGAAAACCTCGGCACTCCAAGGATTTCCTTCGTCGAGAACGGGGCCGGCGAGACTCTCGACTGCGATTTCGTGATCGGCGCCGACGGGTTCCACGGCATTTCGCGCGGCCAGGTGCCGGGGCTGGTGCACTACGAGCACACGTACCCGTACGCGTGGCTGGGGATCCTGGTCGAGGCTCCGCCGTCGGACCCGGAAGTGATCTACTGCCGTCACGAGCGCGGGTTCGCGTTGCACAGCATGCGTTCCGAACGCGTTACGCGGCTCTACCTGCAGGTCGACCCCGACGAGGACGTCGCGAACTGGCCCGAGGACCGGATCTGGTCGGAGCTGCACCTCAGGTTCACCGACGTCGACGGCTTCGAGCTGACCGAAGGCCGCATCTTCGACAAATCCATCACCCCGATGCGCAGCTTCGTCGCCGCCCCCATGCAGCACGGCCGGCTGTTCCTCGCCGGCGACGCGGCGCACATCGTGCCGCCGACCGGCGCGAAGGGGATGAACCTCGCCGTCGCCGACGTCCGCCTGCTTTCCCGGGCGCTCGGCGGTTTCTACTACGGCAACCGCGAAGACCTCCTCGCCGCGTACACCGAGAAGGCGTTGAAGCGCGTCTGGCGGGCCACGCACTTCTCGTGGTGGATGACGACCACGCTGCACAAAGCGCCCAGTGGCGCGGCGATCGAGCAGCAGCTGGCGTTGTCGCAGTTGGCCTTCATCGCGTCGTCACGCAGCCAGGCCACGGCGCTGGCGGAGAACTACACGGGTTTGCCCTACGAGAGCGGCTGGTCCTACCGATGA
- a CDS encoding alpha/beta hydrolase produces the protein MRATLTAIEADGFDRRRIVLWGFSQGACLLAQFAVHEHPRVGGLVLFTGGYLGPAEVEAAPGNPFDGVPALIRSIEHDPWVAVERVLWTAEALTRLGASVDLRIDPGDEHVITSEATTSAAALLAGLAGA, from the coding sequence GTGCGGGCCACGCTCACCGCCATCGAGGCCGACGGCTTCGACCGGCGGCGGATCGTGCTGTGGGGGTTTTCGCAGGGCGCTTGCCTGCTCGCGCAGTTCGCCGTACACGAGCACCCGCGGGTGGGCGGTCTGGTCCTGTTCACCGGCGGCTACCTGGGCCCGGCCGAGGTCGAGGCCGCGCCGGGAAATCCGTTCGACGGGGTCCCCGCACTGATCCGCAGTATCGAGCACGACCCGTGGGTCGCCGTGGAGCGGGTCCTCTGGACCGCCGAAGCGCTCACGCGGCTGGGCGCGTCGGTCGACCTGCGCATCGACCCGGGCGACGAGCACGTGATCACCAGCGAAGCGACCACCTCGGCGGCCGCGCTGCTGGCCGGGCTTGCGGGCGCGTGA
- a CDS encoding class III extradiol dioxygenase subunit beta, with translation MARITAGVTTSHVPAIGAALDHGKSGDDYWKPVFDGYEWTKKWIARERPDVVVLVFNDHATSFSLEMIPTFAIGCADSFAPADEGFGPRPVPRVQGHSDLAWHLAESLIRDEFDITIMNKLDVDHGLTVPMSLMFGQPEAWPVKVIPVAVNVVQFPPPTGNRCYALGEAIRRAVLAYDEDLDVQVWGTGGMSHQLQGPRAGLINAEFDAAFLDRLTADPEALRKLPHIEYLREAGSEGIEMVMWLIMRGALGEDVKELYRFYHVPASNTAVGHLVLEPAQ, from the coding sequence ATGGCGAGGATCACCGCTGGTGTCACCACCAGCCACGTCCCGGCGATCGGCGCGGCGCTCGATCACGGGAAGTCCGGCGACGACTACTGGAAGCCGGTGTTCGACGGGTACGAGTGGACGAAGAAGTGGATCGCCCGCGAGCGCCCCGACGTGGTGGTGCTCGTGTTCAACGACCACGCGACGTCGTTCTCCCTGGAGATGATCCCGACGTTCGCCATCGGCTGCGCGGATTCGTTCGCCCCGGCGGACGAGGGGTTCGGCCCGCGGCCGGTGCCCCGCGTGCAGGGCCACTCGGATCTCGCTTGGCACCTCGCGGAATCGCTGATCCGCGACGAATTCGACATCACGATCATGAACAAGCTCGACGTGGACCACGGCCTGACCGTGCCGATGTCGCTGATGTTCGGGCAGCCCGAGGCGTGGCCGGTCAAGGTCATCCCCGTGGCGGTGAACGTGGTGCAGTTCCCGCCGCCGACCGGCAACCGCTGTTACGCGCTCGGCGAGGCGATCCGCCGCGCGGTGCTGGCCTACGACGAGGACCTCGACGTGCAGGTGTGGGGCACCGGCGGCATGAGCCACCAGCTGCAGGGCCCGCGCGCCGGGCTCATCAACGCCGAGTTCGACGCGGCGTTCCTCGACCGCCTGACCGCCGACCCCGAGGCGCTGCGGAAGCTGCCGCACATCGAGTACCTGCGTGAGGCCGGTTCGGAAGGCATCGAAATGGTGATGTGGCTGATCATGCGCGGTGCGCTCGGCGAGGACGTGAAGGAGCTCTACCGCTTCTACCACGTGCCCGCCTCCAACACCGCCGTCGGACACCTCGTGCTGGAGCCGGCGCAGTGA
- a CDS encoding MFS transporter: MYRRLLVLALGTFAVGTDGFVIAGILPEISRSLHTNAAATGLLVTMFAFTYAVSSPIIAATTAHWPRKRLLIAGLLILAVGNVLTATLPLYGLVLAGRVIAGLGAGMFTPTASATAASLVEPHQRGRALAVVMAGLSSATALGAPIGTVIGSQTNWQTTLWFVAALAVLGAVGVAVLLPAVPAAHVAGLRERLATMKDARIGFTLLTTLLVFTGLFTDYTFVGESFGRATGGNGIALAILLFLWGAGATVGSVTAGHLTDRISGQRIIAVAVVIVGLDFALLPFSSRTFATAAVALFVWGVCGWATLVPLQHRLIEVSPEHAPVSIGLNASATYLATAASGLTGAAGIAAFGAYNLGPFGLIFLALGLVASIVSARFVHTRRPAPAVPVPTAAEH; the protein is encoded by the coding sequence GTGTACCGACGCCTGCTCGTTCTCGCCCTCGGGACGTTCGCCGTGGGAACGGACGGCTTCGTGATCGCGGGCATCCTGCCCGAGATCTCGCGCTCGTTGCACACGAACGCGGCCGCGACCGGCCTCCTGGTGACGATGTTCGCCTTCACCTACGCGGTGTCGTCGCCGATCATCGCCGCCACCACCGCACACTGGCCGCGCAAGCGGCTGCTGATCGCCGGGCTGCTGATCCTGGCGGTCGGCAACGTCCTCACCGCCACCCTGCCGCTCTACGGGCTGGTGCTCGCCGGCCGCGTGATCGCCGGCCTCGGCGCCGGGATGTTCACCCCGACCGCCAGCGCGACAGCGGCGTCCCTTGTGGAACCCCACCAACGCGGGCGCGCCCTCGCCGTCGTCATGGCCGGCCTCAGCTCCGCGACCGCGCTGGGTGCGCCGATCGGCACGGTGATCGGTTCGCAGACCAACTGGCAGACGACGTTGTGGTTCGTCGCCGCCCTCGCCGTGCTGGGCGCCGTGGGCGTCGCCGTGCTGCTGCCCGCGGTCCCCGCCGCGCACGTCGCCGGGCTGCGCGAGCGGCTGGCGACCATGAAGGACGCGCGCATCGGCTTCACGCTGCTCACGACGTTGCTGGTGTTCACCGGCCTGTTCACCGACTACACGTTCGTCGGCGAATCGTTCGGCCGCGCCACCGGCGGCAACGGCATCGCGCTCGCCATCCTGCTGTTCCTCTGGGGCGCGGGAGCCACCGTCGGCAGCGTCACGGCCGGGCACCTCACCGACCGCATCTCCGGCCAGCGCATCATCGCCGTGGCGGTCGTGATCGTCGGCCTCGACTTCGCGCTGCTTCCCTTCAGCAGCCGCACCTTCGCCACGGCGGCCGTCGCGTTGTTCGTCTGGGGTGTCTGCGGCTGGGCGACGCTGGTGCCGCTGCAGCACCGGCTCATCGAGGTCTCGCCCGAGCACGCGCCAGTGAGCATCGGCCTCAACGCCTCCGCCACCTACCTCGCGACGGCGGCTTCGGGACTCACGGGCGCGGCCGGGATCGCCGCGTTCGGCGCCTACAACCTCGGTCCGTTCGGCTTGATCTTCCTCGCGCTGGGCCTGGTCGCGTCGATCGTGTCGGCCCGGTTCGTCCACACCCGCCGGCCGGCCCCGGCAGTCCCGGTTCCCACCGCGGCCGAGCACTGA
- a CDS encoding ArsR/SmtB family transcription factor, giving the protein MARYLEEPAVAGIRFDDVLNAIADDARMRVLVTLADGEFHPCGPEGLLAALHKSTLSHHKKVLREAGLTRTKLEGRNYFVCLRREDLDARFPGFLDAVLAGLAEVY; this is encoded by the coding sequence GTGGCTCGCTATCTGGAGGAACCGGCTGTCGCCGGCATCCGGTTCGACGACGTGCTCAACGCGATCGCGGACGACGCGCGGATGCGCGTGCTGGTCACGCTCGCCGACGGCGAGTTCCACCCGTGCGGGCCGGAAGGCCTGCTGGCCGCACTGCACAAGTCGACGTTGTCGCACCACAAGAAAGTGCTGCGCGAGGCCGGGCTGACGCGGACGAAGTTGGAAGGCCGCAACTACTTCGTGTGCTTGCGCCGCGAGGATCTCGACGCGCGGTTCCCGGGGTTCCTCGATGCAGTGCTCGCCGGCCTGGCCGAGGTGTACTGA